Proteins found in one Clostridia bacterium genomic segment:
- a CDS encoding radical SAM protein, translated as MDALAHCVACPRQCGVDRLSGETGWCRAAALPKAARAALHHWEEPCISGAAGSGTVFFSHCNLACVFCQNHDISWGGFGREVSIEELADIFLDLGARAANINLVSPTHYSVQIGLALEIARSRGLGVPVVYNTNGYENVETIRLLDGLVDIYLPDLKYCSDSAAVRYSNAPGYFDVATRAITEMKRQVGDIVIGADGLARRGLLIRHLVLPGLSQDSYEVLIWMRTHLGRDTWVSLMSQYFPTHRAWQFPEISEPVDPREYSWVADRLDELGLHNGYCQSGERAVRERDYVPAFDLAGLGAK; from the coding sequence ATGGATGCCTTGGCGCACTGCGTTGCATGCCCCAGGCAATGCGGTGTAGATAGGCTTTCGGGCGAGACGGGCTGGTGCAGGGCGGCGGCCCTGCCCAAAGCGGCTCGCGCAGCTCTGCATCATTGGGAGGAGCCCTGCATCAGTGGGGCTGCGGGTTCCGGAACGGTGTTCTTTTCCCACTGCAACCTTGCGTGTGTGTTCTGCCAGAACCACGACATCAGCTGGGGAGGGTTTGGCAGGGAAGTCTCTATCGAGGAGCTTGCCGACATCTTCCTCGACCTCGGCGCCCGCGCTGCCAACATCAACCTGGTGTCGCCGACTCACTATTCCGTGCAGATCGGGCTCGCTCTTGAGATCGCTAGATCTAGGGGGCTAGGAGTGCCAGTGGTGTATAACACGAACGGATACGAGAACGTGGAGACCATTCGGCTACTGGATGGACTGGTGGATATATACCTGCCGGATCTCAAATACTGCTCTGACTCTGCAGCGGTGCGTTACTCCAATGCTCCAGGCTACTTTGATGTGGCGACCCGAGCGATCACCGAGATGAAGCGCCAGGTGGGAGATATTGTGATCGGCGCTGATGGCCTGGCCAGGAGAGGACTTCTCATACGGCATCTGGTTCTTCCCGGGCTGTCGCAGGATTCCTACGAGGTGCTGATATGGATGAGGACTCACTTGGGCCGTGACACCTGGGTCAGCCTTATGTCACAGTACTTCCCGACTCACCGGGCGTGGCAGTTCCCGGAGATATCCGAGCCAGTCGATCCGCGCGAGTATAGCTGGGTGGCGGATCGCCTGGATGAGCTGGGGCTACACAACGGATACTGCCAGTCAGGCGAGAGAGCCGTGAGAGAGCGGGATTATGTGCCTGCATTCGATCTTGCAGGGCTAGGGGCAAAGTGA
- a CDS encoding zinc-ribbon domain containing protein, which produces MAFEDKTLVCKDCGQEFVFTSGEQQFYVDHGFQNEPSRCNDCRRARRSNAGSMGGPREMHEIICSSCGKPAQVPFLPSGDRPVYCSECFAASRSEGRR; this is translated from the coding sequence TTGGCGTTTGAAGACAAGACCCTTGTTTGCAAAGACTGTGGCCAGGAGTTCGTATTCACCTCCGGCGAGCAGCAGTTCTACGTCGATCACGGTTTTCAGAACGAGCCTTCCAGGTGCAACGATTGCAGGCGCGCCCGCAGGAGCAACGCCGGATCAATGGGTGGCCCCCGCGAGATGCATGAGATAATCTGCTCGTCATGCGGCAAGCCAGCGCAGGTGCCCTTCCTTCCCAGCGGCGACAGGCCTGTCTACTGCAGCGAGTGCTTCGCAGCATCCAGGTCGGAAGGCCGCCGGTAG
- the pepF gene encoding oligoendopeptidase F, whose translation MSHENVEDIPERKDVPVSLKWKLEDIYGSDEMVEADMSIIKFKLPELGAFAGRLGTDGLTLLAGLELKDEIEELASRVFVYTHMRKDEDNANPKYQAMHDRAASLAVEVGSAASFVSPEILAIPEESLERFICDTPGLGLYRQYLHSVARRRAHTLTVAEERIIAMAAEMGHGASTIFSMLNNADVRFPSIVDEGGNSVEVTKGRFIKFMESRDRRVRKDAFDALYSSYRSLLNTISASYSASVKADAFNTRVRKYDSSLAGFLDRDNIPVDVYGNLIDAVRSRLDLMHRYVALRKRSLGLDELHMYDIYVPIIPDIDWKVSYDEAREMVKEGLHPLGEAYGAQLSAGLEMGWVDVAENRGKTSGAYSWGAYGAHPYVLLNWQDTLNNAFTLAHEMGHAMHFHYSWSRQPFVYSDYSIFVAEVASTVNEVLLMEHLLRKTTDPVRRMYLLNHCLEEFRGTVFRQTMFAEFEREAHRMFESGQALTPEAMCEKYIELNRAYYGPEIVHDEAIAAEWARIPHFYNAFYVYQYATGYSAAVALANKIISEGVPARERYIEFLSGGSSKYPIDLLRGAGVDMASPEPVVKALDVFERCLTEMESFFANR comes from the coding sequence TTGTCACATGAGAATGTAGAGGATATCCCCGAGAGGAAGGATGTTCCCGTCTCGCTCAAGTGGAAGCTTGAGGACATCTACGGATCGGACGAGATGGTCGAGGCTGACATGTCGATCATCAAGTTCAAGCTGCCGGAACTTGGCGCCTTCGCCGGACGGCTGGGCACGGACGGATTGACTCTTCTCGCAGGCCTGGAGCTTAAGGACGAGATTGAGGAGCTCGCATCCAGGGTATTCGTCTACACCCATATGCGTAAGGACGAAGATAATGCAAATCCGAAATACCAGGCGATGCATGATCGGGCAGCCAGCCTTGCGGTGGAAGTGGGCTCAGCTGCTTCTTTTGTGAGTCCGGAGATCTTGGCCATACCCGAAGAGAGCTTGGAGCGGTTCATCTGTGATACGCCAGGTCTGGGTCTTTACAGGCAGTACCTTCACAGTGTTGCGCGCCGACGCGCCCATACTCTTACCGTAGCTGAAGAGCGAATCATCGCTATGGCAGCCGAGATGGGTCACGGGGCGTCGACCATATTCTCAATGCTGAACAATGCGGACGTCAGGTTCCCATCCATCGTTGATGAGGGTGGGAACAGCGTGGAGGTAACCAAGGGCCGATTTATCAAGTTCATGGAGAGCCGTGACAGGAGGGTGAGGAAGGATGCGTTCGATGCCCTCTACTCATCCTACAGATCTCTTCTCAACACGATTTCCGCCTCGTATTCCGCGTCGGTGAAGGCAGATGCCTTCAACACTCGGGTGCGGAAGTATGACTCCTCACTGGCTGGGTTCCTCGACCGTGACAACATCCCTGTGGATGTGTATGGCAATCTCATCGATGCGGTGAGGAGCAGGCTGGATCTGATGCATCGATATGTGGCGCTGCGAAAGAGGTCGCTAGGCCTCGATGAACTGCACATGTATGATATCTACGTCCCGATCATTCCTGATATCGATTGGAAGGTATCGTATGATGAGGCGAGAGAGATGGTGAAGGAGGGCCTGCACCCCCTGGGTGAGGCCTACGGAGCCCAGCTCTCGGCGGGGCTTGAGATGGGATGGGTCGACGTGGCGGAAAACCGGGGCAAGACCTCTGGCGCCTACTCGTGGGGCGCCTACGGAGCGCATCCGTATGTGTTGCTGAACTGGCAGGACACTCTGAACAATGCGTTCACGCTTGCTCACGAGATGGGCCACGCGATGCATTTCCACTACTCCTGGTCCAGGCAACCGTTCGTATACTCCGACTACTCGATCTTCGTCGCTGAGGTGGCATCCACCGTCAATGAGGTTCTTCTCATGGAGCACCTTCTGAGGAAGACAACCGACCCAGTGCGCCGCATGTATCTGCTAAACCACTGCCTTGAGGAGTTCAGAGGCACCGTGTTCAGGCAGACGATGTTCGCTGAGTTCGAACGCGAGGCCCACCGGATGTTCGAATCTGGACAGGCGCTCACCCCGGAGGCTATGTGCGAGAAATACATCGAACTGAACAGGGCCTACTACGGGCCGGAGATCGTGCACGACGAGGCGATCGCTGCGGAGTGGGCAAGGATACCCCATTTCTATAACGCGTTCTACGTGTACCAGTACGCCACAGGCTACTCCGCCGCTGTGGCTTTGGCCAACAAGATCATTTCAGAGGGGGTTCCTGCCCGCGAGAGGTACATCGAGTTCCTCTCCGGAGGGAGTTCTAAGTACCCGATTGACCTGCTTCGAGGCGCAGGGGTCGACATGGCCTCCCCGGAGCCAGTCGTGAAGGCCCTCGATGTGTTCGAAAGATGCCTTACTGAGATGGAATCCTTTTTCGCAAACAGGTAG
- the pepT gene encoding peptidase T, translating to MTDHALLAEGVSEKFMQYVKVNTQSSDLTDDTPSTPGQWDLARVLETELLGLGLSDVCVDEHCFVIGRLPSNLDQPAPAVGFMAHLDTVPGVPGAGVVPVMHREYQGGEIHVGHGVILSPADSPSLAGAVGEDIITSDGSTLLGADDKAGIAAIVQALAEMTSHPDVPRPEVWVAFTPDEETGKGVGRFPYDKFGARVAYTLDGGASGELSEETFEAMNGVVTINGVSSHTGAARGKMVNAIHLAAQLISSIPAGQRPETTFGREGFIHPNDIEGNVEHVAIKLIIRDFDATLAQAREEALLRSIEALRAHNTGAEIKWTRTGGYRNMKEALDRDPRTVEFAREAMRLAGMRPSTIPIRGGTDGARLSFGGILTPNIFTGGGDAHSRGEWVSVQGMERAAQVMVNLAGLWASQACSA from the coding sequence ATGACAGATCATGCACTACTGGCAGAGGGCGTGTCCGAGAAATTCATGCAGTACGTGAAGGTCAACACGCAGAGTTCCGACCTGACCGATGATACGCCGAGTACTCCGGGGCAGTGGGACCTGGCCCGCGTGCTCGAAACGGAGTTGCTAGGGCTGGGCCTCTCCGACGTCTGTGTGGATGAACACTGTTTTGTGATCGGTCGTCTTCCTTCGAACCTGGATCAGCCTGCTCCAGCCGTTGGCTTCATGGCGCATCTTGATACAGTCCCGGGTGTTCCGGGCGCCGGCGTTGTTCCCGTGATGCACAGGGAGTACCAGGGAGGCGAGATCCACGTCGGACACGGTGTCATTCTCTCGCCTGCTGACTCTCCGAGCCTTGCGGGCGCGGTGGGGGAGGACATCATCACATCCGATGGATCCACCTTGCTTGGCGCCGACGACAAGGCCGGAATCGCCGCTATAGTGCAGGCGCTGGCAGAGATGACGAGTCATCCCGATGTGCCCAGGCCCGAAGTGTGGGTTGCATTCACGCCTGACGAAGAGACCGGGAAGGGTGTGGGACGGTTCCCCTATGACAAATTCGGAGCAAGAGTGGCCTACACTCTCGATGGCGGCGCTTCGGGCGAGCTGAGTGAGGAGACCTTCGAGGCGATGAACGGCGTAGTCACGATCAATGGCGTATCCAGCCACACCGGCGCCGCTCGTGGGAAGATGGTGAATGCCATTCACCTGGCGGCGCAGCTGATTTCGTCGATACCAGCAGGGCAGCGACCTGAGACTACCTTCGGCAGAGAGGGCTTCATCCATCCCAACGATATCGAGGGGAATGTCGAGCACGTCGCGATCAAGCTGATAATAAGGGATTTCGATGCCACACTGGCCCAGGCGCGCGAGGAGGCTCTTCTTCGGAGTATCGAGGCTTTGCGGGCTCACAATACAGGCGCTGAGATCAAGTGGACCCGCACTGGCGGGTATCGGAATATGAAGGAGGCGCTTGATCGCGATCCTAGAACCGTGGAGTTTGCCCGCGAGGCAATGCGGTTGGCCGGCATGAGGCCCAGCACCATTCCGATCAGGGGCGGCACCGATGGAGCGCGCCTGAGTTTCGGAGGGATACTCACCCCGAACATCTTCACTGGGGGCGGCGATGCACACTCGAGAGGTGAGTGGGTTTCGGTTCAGGGAATGGAAAGGGCGGCGCAGGTTATGGTGAACCTCGCTGGGCTGTGGGCCTCGCAGGCATGCTCCGCCTGA
- the pulA gene encoding type I pullulanase: protein MGLGASPAVAVGGQELFELYYPGDDLGAVYSSASTQFRVFAPTALAAWVALYATPDSLACEVVEMHPDCDGTWVASVAGDLAGICYTYRVRHGGGVNEAVDPYARALTLNGVRGIVVDLAATNPQGWAGDERPPFCRPTDAVVYETHVRDYTVSRTSGAAHRGKYLGLSERGTRGPGMVRTGIDHLVELGVTHVHLMPIMDYASVDESDSQAYNWGYDPYHFFVPEGSYSIAPECGTARITEVKRLVQAMHQAGIRVILDVVFNHTYTVEDSPYHLIVPDYYHRTGGACRFTNGSGCGNELATERPMVRKLVLDSLKYWVREYRVDGFRFDLMALIDYETVKEIASSMRTIDPTLLIYGEPWSGGPSGLPTSRMFTKGRQRSLGVALFNDGFRNAIKGDNDGAGQGYATGAPGRELAVMSGVVGAIRYSQEIHDFAQAPGESVNYVSCHDNLTLWDKIVRSSPFDSKSDQIRLDLLAQAIILTSQGIPFIEGGAEILRTKGGNRNSYCAGDSVNGFDWGRKGEYRAVFDYYRGLIQMRRSHPAFRMASTADIARNLRFLRVPAGVIAFSIDGKAAGDDWETIVVIYNANRNPVELALPSGGPWKAAVAGMRAGVQSLRRGAFRFLPVGACDDQHTSVVVAPISAAVLFK, encoded by the coding sequence ATGGGCCTTGGGGCATCTCCTGCTGTTGCCGTCGGCGGTCAGGAGCTCTTCGAGTTGTACTATCCGGGCGATGATCTTGGGGCAGTCTACTCGTCTGCATCCACGCAGTTCCGGGTGTTCGCCCCCACTGCGCTCGCAGCGTGGGTTGCTTTGTACGCTACCCCGGACTCTTTAGCCTGCGAGGTCGTGGAGATGCATCCGGATTGCGATGGAACATGGGTTGCGTCGGTTGCCGGCGATCTGGCTGGAATCTGCTATACGTACAGAGTTCGCCACGGAGGTGGCGTGAACGAGGCTGTTGATCCATACGCTCGCGCCCTCACACTCAATGGTGTGCGGGGCATTGTGGTCGATCTCGCTGCAACTAATCCCCAGGGATGGGCGGGGGACGAGCGCCCGCCGTTCTGCCGACCGACTGATGCAGTTGTGTATGAAACGCACGTGCGGGACTACACCGTATCGCGCACATCCGGCGCAGCCCACCGCGGGAAGTACCTTGGTCTTTCCGAGAGAGGCACACGAGGCCCAGGTATGGTCCGAACAGGCATTGACCATCTGGTAGAGCTGGGAGTCACCCATGTGCATCTCATGCCCATAATGGACTACGCATCTGTGGACGAGTCAGACTCACAGGCCTACAACTGGGGATATGATCCTTACCACTTTTTCGTCCCTGAGGGCTCGTATTCCATCGCGCCGGAGTGTGGAACGGCCAGAATCACTGAGGTGAAGCGCCTGGTGCAGGCGATGCACCAGGCAGGGATCAGGGTGATACTGGATGTCGTGTTCAACCACACCTACACAGTGGAGGATTCGCCGTACCACCTCATCGTTCCCGACTACTATCATCGTACAGGTGGAGCCTGCCGATTCACCAACGGATCCGGGTGCGGAAATGAGCTCGCTACTGAGAGACCGATGGTGAGAAAGCTTGTGCTTGACTCGCTCAAGTACTGGGTGCGCGAGTACCGTGTGGACGGGTTCCGTTTTGACCTCATGGCTCTCATCGACTACGAGACGGTCAAGGAGATAGCCTCCAGCATGAGGACCATTGACCCCACTCTGCTCATCTACGGCGAACCGTGGTCCGGCGGTCCTTCGGGGCTGCCGACCTCCAGAATGTTCACAAAAGGCCGACAGCGTTCCCTCGGTGTCGCACTGTTCAACGATGGCTTCCGCAATGCGATCAAGGGAGACAACGACGGCGCCGGACAGGGCTATGCGACTGGGGCGCCAGGGCGCGAACTGGCGGTGATGAGCGGTGTTGTGGGTGCGATCCGCTATTCCCAGGAGATACATGATTTTGCACAGGCCCCTGGGGAGTCTGTGAACTACGTGTCGTGTCACGATAACCTGACTCTATGGGACAAGATCGTCCGATCTAGTCCATTCGATTCGAAGTCCGATCAGATTAGGCTGGATCTCCTGGCGCAGGCCATCATACTCACTTCTCAGGGGATCCCGTTCATTGAGGGCGGAGCCGAGATCCTTCGCACTAAGGGCGGCAACCGAAACAGCTACTGTGCAGGGGATAGTGTCAACGGGTTCGATTGGGGTCGAAAGGGCGAGTATCGGGCGGTGTTCGATTACTATCGGGGCCTGATCCAGATGAGGCGCTCTCACCCCGCTTTTCGCATGGCGTCAACCGCTGATATCGCCAGGAATCTGAGATTCCTTCGCGTGCCCGCGGGCGTAATCGCGTTCTCCATCGACGGAAAGGCAGCTGGGGATGACTGGGAGACCATCGTTGTGATCTACAACGCGAACAGGAACCCTGTTGAACTGGCCCTTCCGTCAGGAGGGCCCTGGAAGGCGGCAGTCGCCGGGATGCGTGCCGGCGTCCAATCGCTCAGGCGGGGTGCATTCAGATTCCTGCCGGTTGGCGCCTGTGATGATCAACACACGTCGGTGGTGGTCGCCCCGATCAGCGCTGCTGTGCTCTTCAAGTGA
- a CDS encoding ABC transporter ATP-binding protein, whose protein sequence is MTMHSSVELHSVWKEYPAQRRLRRDTAVRAPAVADLTLSVEAGEVVGLLGPNGAGKSTALGMMAGLITPTAGRILIGGADIVRRRRDAVARIGMVFDRGRTLYPRMTAYENIEYFAALRGAGGRRALSAASREWIRFFGMERWVAMPVNDLSMGMRQKVSIAASLCARPQVLLMDEPTLGLDVQSSVELRALIRRLAQDEGRSVIISTHQMDMAQDVCDRVCILSEGRVLALDRVSALLSLFAARAYRIDLTGELESAARDGLGRIGRVRISREDGRTVVWIDVASQARLFEAMDLLRAAQIGVESVGRVEPCLEKVFLELTGKPRYAR, encoded by the coding sequence ATGACCATGCATTCCAGTGTGGAACTGCACAGTGTGTGGAAGGAGTACCCGGCCCAACGCAGACTGCGGCGGGATACGGCGGTGCGCGCACCCGCAGTTGCGGACCTCACTCTCTCGGTTGAGGCCGGAGAGGTCGTCGGGCTTCTCGGGCCGAACGGAGCAGGCAAGTCCACCGCGCTTGGCATGATGGCGGGGCTCATCACTCCAACTGCAGGGCGCATCCTAATCGGGGGAGCAGACATCGTACGGCGGCGGAGGGACGCGGTGGCACGGATAGGAATGGTCTTCGACAGGGGCCGGACCCTCTACCCTAGGATGACGGCATACGAGAATATCGAGTACTTCGCTGCACTCAGGGGTGCAGGGGGCCGGAGGGCGCTCTCGGCGGCCTCACGTGAATGGATACGCTTCTTCGGCATGGAAAGGTGGGTCGCTATGCCAGTCAACGACCTGTCCATGGGCATGCGACAGAAGGTGTCGATCGCTGCGTCTTTGTGCGCCCGCCCGCAGGTGCTGCTCATGGACGAGCCTACGCTGGGCCTGGATGTCCAATCCTCAGTCGAGCTGCGCGCGCTTATCCGACGCCTCGCACAAGACGAGGGCCGTTCGGTCATCATAAGCACGCATCAGATGGATATGGCTCAGGATGTGTGCGACAGGGTGTGCATTCTCAGCGAGGGCAGGGTGCTCGCGCTGGACAGGGTAAGCGCGCTTCTCTCTCTGTTTGCTGCGCGCGCGTACCGCATAGATCTGACCGGAGAACTCGAGTCTGCCGCACGCGATGGGCTCGGCAGAATCGGTCGGGTGAGGATCTCTCGCGAAGATGGCAGGACTGTGGTATGGATAGACGTTGCGAGCCAGGCGCGCCTCTTCGAGGCCATGGATCTGCTGCGCGCAGCGCAGATCGGAGTCGAGTCGGTGGGGCGGGTTGAGCCATGCCTTGAGAAGGTGTTCCTTGAACTCACGGGAAAGCCCAGGTATGCCAGGTAG
- a CDS encoding winged helix-turn-helix domain-containing protein, with product MRKGDGVQWAPAAVHVASTIEELRALLDRRRIAALKLLAEEPLSVKQLADRLQLMPASLHYHVKVLERAGLVKLVHTKEKSGIVEKRYQAVARDFVVHQSLGGAREAPGIALEAITRDIRGAIECIEDANERDHVVNAQLINVPMSREVATCFAERLAELAEEFRASGDENVATVYSMALAVYPTSVTGGDPTARPEENRG from the coding sequence ATGAGGAAGGGGGATGGCGTGCAGTGGGCTCCTGCTGCTGTGCATGTCGCGAGCACAATAGAGGAACTCCGTGCACTGCTCGACCGGAGACGGATCGCAGCCCTGAAACTCCTGGCGGAGGAGCCGCTTTCGGTGAAACAGCTGGCAGATAGGCTGCAGCTAATGCCGGCCAGCCTTCACTACCATGTGAAGGTTCTGGAACGGGCAGGGCTCGTCAAGCTTGTGCATACCAAGGAGAAATCCGGGATAGTCGAAAAGCGCTATCAGGCTGTGGCTAGGGATTTCGTGGTGCATCAGTCTCTGGGAGGCGCGCGGGAAGCGCCGGGCATCGCACTGGAGGCGATAACCCGGGACATCCGTGGCGCTATCGAGTGTATCGAGGATGCGAATGAAAGGGATCACGTCGTGAATGCGCAGCTGATCAATGTCCCGATGAGCAGAGAGGTGGCCACGTGCTTCGCCGAAAGGCTTGCTGAGCTGGCAGAGGAGTTCAGGGCGAGTGGAGATGAGAACGTGGCCACTGTCTACTCCATGGCGCTTGCCGTGTACCCCACATCCGTCACCGGCGGAGACCCTACTGCCCGCCCTGAGGAGAATCGCGGATGA